Part of the Propioniciclava sp. MC1595 genome is shown below.
CGCACGGGCCGCGCGGGTCGGTCCTCGTGATCTCCGGCGACTTCGACCACGGCGTCCTCGACTGCGTGGCGTCCAGCTTCGGGTCCTGGGACAACCCCGACCAGTCAGCCGCCCGGCACGAGGTGCCGACCGGCCGTGCCCCCGCGGCGTGGCTGATCGACCGGCCGGGGTCGGTCCAGGCCGACATCCGCTGGGGCTGGTTCACGCTCGACCGCGCCCACGCCGACTGGGCGAACCTGCAGGTCGCCGCCAACGCCCTCGGCGGGGCCTACCTCAGCCGGCTCAACCGCGTGCTGCGCGAGGAGAAGGGGTTCAGCTACGGGGTCAGCCTCGTCAACTCCCCGCTCCGCCACGGCGGGTACACCTCCACGCACGGCTCGTTCCGCAACGAGGTCGTCGGCGAGGCGCTCGCCCTGATGCCCCAGCTCCTGGACGTGGCGGCCGAGCCGATCACCGCCGACGAGGTGGCGCGTGCCCGCGACTACCTCGTCGGGACGAGCCCGCTCCGCTACGCGACGGCCCCCGGGGTGACCCTCGGGGTCCTGAGCCTGATCGCGGCCGGCCTGGACGCCGACCACGTCGGCCGCCAGCTGGACGCCTACCGCGCGGTCACCCCCGACACCGCGACCGAGGCCGCCGCGCGCCTCGTGGACGTGCACGCCGGGTCGCTGGTGGTCGTCGGCGACGCGGGCGCCCTCGAGCAGCCCCTGCGCGACGCCGGGTGGGAGCCGACGGTGGTGCCCGCCGGGGCGTGGATCTGAGCCGGCCCACCCCGCCGCGGGCCTAGCGGCCCATCGCCCGGATGGCCTCCTCGAGCGCCGCCTTGGCCTCGTTGGTCTTGGCCTGGTACTCGGCGAGGTTGCCCGCGCGCAGGGCCGCCTCGGCGTCCGTGAACGCCGTCTCGGCCCGCTGCATCGCCGCCACGGCCGCCGCCTCGTCGACCACGCCCGTGGGCGCCTGGCCGGGGGCGGGCGTCTCGGTGGGCGCCGGGGTCTCCCCCGTCGTCGGCGGCGGGGTCGCACCCGAGCCGACCGGCAGCTCGCCCGTCTCGGCCCCCGCGTCGCCGCGGAACACCAGGTCGAGCGCCTCCTGCAGCGTGTTGCCGATGCCGACGTGCTCACCGAAGCGCACCACGACGAACGTGAGGGCCGGGTAGGCGCCGGCGCTGCCGGTCCGCTCGGTGTAGATCGGCTCGACGTAGAGCAGGCCGTTGCCCATCGGCAGGGTCAGCAGGTTGCCGAACTTGATGGACGCCGACCCGCGCGTCTGCGTGTACGGCAGCAGCTTGGCCGCGACCTCGGGGTTCTGCGTGATCGCGTTCTGCGTCTGGCCGGGCCCGTCGATCTGCTGGGTGTCGGACATCCGCAGGATGCGCAGCTCGCCGTACTTGTCGCTGGAGGCGTCGGCGTTGACCGCCAGGTAGCTGGCCAGGTTGGCGCGGTTCTGGGGGACGAACACGGCGGTCTGGCTGAACACGGGCTCGTCGTCGGTGGGCCACTTGATCGACAGGTAGTACGTCGGCTCCTTCAGCCGCTCGTTCTGCTGCACCGGGTCGACCGGCACCTGCCACATGTCGGTGCCGCCGTACCAGACGCGCGGGTCGTCGACGTGGTAGCGGCCGAGCAGCTCGCGCTGCACCTTGAACAGGTCCTCGGGGTAGCGCAGGTGCGCCAGCAGGTCGTCGCTGATCTCGCTGCGCGGGGTGACCGTGCCGGGGAAGCTGGCGGCCCACGTGCGGACCAGCGGGTCCTCCTCGTCCCACTGGTAGAGCTTGACGGTGCCGTCGTAGGCGTCGACCACGGCCTTGACCGAGTTGCGCATGTAGTTGATCGGCTGGTCGAGCTGGGCGCCGAGCACGGTCGTCTGCGTGGTCGAGGTGGCGTCGCGCAGCAGCACCCGCTGGCTGTTGGGGTACGTCGCGGACGTCGTGTAGGCGTCCACGATCCACACCAGGCGGCCGTCGACGATCGCCGGGTACAGGTTGTTGTCGACGGTCAGCCACGGCGCGACCTTCTCGACGCGCTGCTTGGGCGTGCGGTCGTACAGGATGCGCGAGTTCTCGTTGACCCGCTCCGAAAGCAGGATGTTGATGTCGGCGAAGCGGGTGGCGTACAGCAGGCGGTGCCACAGGTCGCCCATGGGGACGCCGCCGGTGCCGTCGTACTCGTTGTACTGCTCGCCGCCGCCCTCGGCGCCACCGGGCGAGTCGAGCTCGATCGGCTGCTGGCCCTCGGCGCGCCCGACGATGGCGAAGTTGTCGGACTGCTCACCGAAGTAGATGCGCGACTGGCCCTCCTCGATCTTGCCCACCGGCGGGATGTCGCGGGTGATCCAGACCGGCTCGCCGTTGCCCTGGCGGCGGTTGCCGTAGGCCGACACGAACCCGTGGCCGTGGGTGTACACGGTGTGGATGTTGTTCCAGTTGGGGTCGGGGATGTTGGCCTGGTTCAGCTCGCGGGCCGCGATCACGACGTCGGTCATCTGCTCGTCGATCATGTAGCGGTCGATGTCGAGGATCTCGGGGAACGCGTAGTAGCCGCGCACCTGCTGGAGCTGGTCGAACGTCGGGCCGATCACCTGCGGGTCCATCAGGCGGATGCCGGGCAGGGCCGCGGCGTCCTCGGCCAGCTGGCCGGGCGAGACCTGCGTCACCGCCTCGTACTCGGTGATGTCGGTGCCCTCGATGCCGTAGGCCTGCTTGGTCGCCTTGAGGTGCATGGCGATGTAGTCGTTCTCGCGGTCGGGCTCGTTGGGGCGCACCTGCAGGGTCTGGACGATCATCGGGTAGATCGCCGACAGGATCAGGCTCGACACCACCATGAGCACCACGCCCGCGCCGGGCACGACCGTCCGCTGCCAGAAGATGTTCACGACGAACAGCACCGCGACGATGAACGCGATGATCGCGATGACGAGCTTGGCGTTCATCCGCGCCTGGTCGTCGGTGTAGTGCAGGCCGGTGAACAGCGTGCCCTGGTCGAGGACCAGCGCGTAGCGGTCGAGCAGGTTCTGCAGGCCGTAGAGCGCGAGCACGGCCGCGCCGAGCACCGACAGGTGCACCAGCGCCGGACGCGTCGCGCGCCGGCCCGGCTCCCGACCGGCCCCGAGGTTGCCGACGGCGAAGTGGACCGCGGCCGCGGCCACGAAGGAGAACACCAGCCCGCTCATCAGCAGGGACGCCGCCAGGCGCCACACCGGGTACTCGAGCATGAAGAACGTCGTGTCCAGCCCGAACGTGGGGTCGGTCACCCCCGATGTCTGCCGGTTGAGCCAGCCCAGGACCGGCAGGGTCTGGGTCGCGGTCGACAGCCCCGCCATGAAGCCGAACACACCCGCGGGCAGCGCCAGGGCGGCCAGGGCGTTCTGCTCGAGCAGGTCACGGTAGCGGTCGAGGACGGCGGAGGCGCCCGTGCGGCGGTGCTGGGGCCGGCTGCGGAACGCCAGGGCCATGTTCACCCACAGCAGGCCGCCGACGACCAGGGCACCCACCAGGAAGAGCACGGCGCGGGTGACCAGCTGGGTCCAGAACACGCCGGTGAACCCGATCGAGTCGAACCAGAGCTTCTCGGTCCAGATCCCCGAGAACAGCAGGAACGCTCCGAGCACGGCGGCCAGGATGACCGCAGTGACCACGAGGGGGCTGCGGCGGGGGGAGGCGGGTGCTTGCACGACGGCGGGCTCCTCTGTGGGGATCAGGCGGACAGGGTGCGGGCGAGGGCGTCGCCCAGACCGGGGACGAGGTCGTCCGCGGCCAGGAGGTCTTCGGGGTTGCTGCGCAGGCGTGCCACGCCGTAGCGCGTGCCCGCCCGGGTGACCCCCACCACGACGCGGACGTCACGGCGCTCGGGGTGCTCGGCGACGAAGGACGCCGCGGCCTCGGGGTCGTCCGGGATGTCGGCCTCCAGGTGCGGGGGGACGAACAGTCGTTCGACGGCCAGCGCGCAGCCGTGCACGGTCGCCGGCCACGTGATGCGGTCCAGGTCATCGACCAGGTCGGCGCCGGTGCGGAAGCCGTCCTGCTCGATGGAACTCAGCGCACCGTCGGGGAGGTCGTCGACCCGGGCGACCTGCTCGGCCAGCGACGGCTCGGCGGCCACCAGCTCGGCGGTCGGCACGAGGGCGAACAGCCGCGCCGGCTGGTCCCACCCCCCGTGGGACACGTGGCGCTCGATCTCCATCAGGGCTGCCACCAGGGCGTCGTCGGTCATGCACATCCCTTCACGAGGTGTTCGTTGGCCGGGTCGTTCAGCAGGTCGAGCGAGGCGATCGCGTCCTCGAGCGTGCCCACGCTGACGACGCGGACGCGGGACTGCACGCCGGCCAGGTCGCTGCAGTTCGCGTCGGGCACGAGGAACACGTCAGCCTGCGCGCGCTCGGCGCTGGCCAGCTTCTCACGGATGCCGGCGACCGCGGTGACCGTCCCGGCGCCGTCGATGGCACCGGTGCCGGCCACGACGCGGTCCCCCGCCATGTCGCCGGGCGTGACGCGCTCGAAGACAGCCAGCGCCATCATGAGGCCCGCGCTCGAGCCGCCGAGTGCCGGGTCGAGGCGGATGTCGATGCGCGGGGCGTAGGAGTAGCCCATGACCAGGTTGCCGCCCCAGACCGGGACGCCAGCCTGGGTCTTGGACGCCGCCGTGTCGATCGCGACGACCCGCTCGGTGCGGTCGCGGCGCACGGTGAACATCACCGACTGGCCGATGCCGCGCTTCTCGATCGCCTCGCGCACGGCCGCGACCGTCGGCGTCGGCGTGTCGTCGATCGCGACCACGAAGTCGCCGGGGAACAGCTTGTCCGCCGCCGGGCCGGTGCTGGCCACCGACTGGACCATGGGGATCTGCTCCACCGAGATGCCGGCGGCGCGCAGGGCCGCGGCCGCGGCGTCCGCCCGCGAGGTGGCCATCTGCTGGGCCTCGCGGTTGCGCACGTCGGTGGCGTTCGTCCGGGCGGGGTAGACGTACTCGCGGGGGTAGACCTCGCGGTCGGGGGCCCAGTGCGCGTACAGGACCTCGGGGAGGCTGATCGGCGCGTCGGGCCTCGTGATGCTCACGGTGGGGACCAACATCTGCCCGGCGGACTCGAAGGTGTCGAGGCCCTCGACCGCGATCACGGGCTCGCCGCCGGACGGTGACAGGAGCTCGTGGGTCGCCCCCGGGGAGTACGTCACGAACGGCACCGGCGTCATGGCGATGATGGCCGCGGCGATGACGAACAGCAACGCGGACACGGCGGCCGTCCACGTCTGTCTGTTCATGCGGGCGATCCTACCGTGCGGTCCGGACGCCCCCCCTTGCCCGATGCACCACAATGGGGGCGTCGAGGAAGGGAGTCAGACCATGGCAGCCGAGGACCAGCCGAACCCGATGGAGGAGTTCCTCCGGCAGTTCGGCATCACGCCCGGCCCGGACGGCACCTTCGACCTCAACCAGCTGATGGGTCCCCTGCAGCAGGCGATGCAGCAGTTCAGCCGCCAGATGTCGGCGGCCGGCACCGGGACCGGCGACGGGCTCAACTGGACGCTCATCAAGGACATCGCCCGCAAGGTGACGGCGTCCTCGGGGCCGGACCCGTCGCCCGCGGCGTCCGAGGCGGTCGCGATCCGCGACACGGTCGGGCTGGCGGAACTGTGGCTGGACGAGCACACCTCGTTCGGCCGCACGTCGGCCTCGGCGGCCACCTGGAGCCGCGCCGAGTGGGTGGAGGCCACGATCGGGACGTGGGAGCAGCTGGCCGGCAGCGTCTCCAACTCGCTGGCCGCCGCGGTCGGGTCGCTGCTGCAGCGGGCAGAGCCCGAGGCCGCCGCCATGGTGCAGATGATGGAACCCATGATGCGGATGGCCGCCGCCGGCATGCTGTCGGCCCAGGTCGGCCAGGGCATCGGACGCCTCGCGACCGAGGTGCTCTCGGGCTCCGACCTCGGCTTCCCGCTGACCCCGAAGCCCGTGGTCGCGCTGCTGCCGACCAACATCTCCCACTTCGCCGAGGGGCTGGACGTGCCGCTCGCCGACGTCCGCCTCTACCTGGCCCTGCGCGAGGCCGCACGCCAGCGGCTCTTCGCCAACGTGGCCTGGCTGGGCCCCCAGATGCTGGCGCTCATCGAGCACTACGCGCGCGGCATCAGCATCGACCCCTCGGCGTTCGAGGAGGCCATGGAGGCCCAGATGCAGGGCGGGCTGACCCCCGAGAAGATGGAGGAGTTCGGCCAGCAGATGGCCGGGCGCATCTTCCAGCCGGCGCTGTCGGAGGAGCAGGTCGAGATCCTGGGCCGCCTCGAGACGCTGGTCGCCAACGTCGAGGGCTGGGTCGACGACGTGGTCTCGCAGGCCACCGCGAACCTGATGCCGCGCGCCGACGCGCTGCTGGAGATGGTGCGCCGCCGCCGTGCGAGCGCCGGGGCGTCCGAGAGCGCGCTCAAGACCCTGCTCAACCTCGAGTTGCGCCCCCGCCGCGTCCGCGACGCGGCGAACGTGTGGGCCGCCGTGCGCAGCGCCAAGGGCGTCGACGAGCGGGACGCCGTGTGGAGCCACCCCGATCTCGTGCCCACCGGCGCCGACCTGGACGACCCGCTCGGCTTCGCCGCCCACGGCCACGTGGCCGAGCAGGCCGCGGCCGAGCTGGACGACCTCGACGCGGCGCTGGCACGCCTGATCGAGGAGGAGCGCGGCGGCGAGGGGCCCCGGGCCGACTGACTCAGGCCGGGTTGCGGGCGGCGAAGTCCACGCCCTCGAGGAAGCCGCGCGCCCGCGACGACGACGGGTGCGCGTTGACCAGCTGCCAGAACCGGGCGCTGTGCTCCCGCTCCTCCAGGTGCGCGACCTCGTGCAACAGGACGTAGTCGACCACCCAGGTCGGCAGCGTGCGCAGCCGGTCGCTGATCCGGATCTCCCCCGTGGCGATCGTGCACGACCCCCAACGCTGGGACATGTTCGACACCCAGCGCACCCCGATGGCCGGCTCGGGCCCCGACGCGTGCGGGGCGATGTGCGTGCGGTACAGGTCCTTGGCGCGGGCGGTGAGCTCGTCGTCGGCCCGCGGCGGGCGGTTGCGCGCCTCCTTGGCCAGGAAGCGGGCCACGAGCCCCGGCACGAGGTCACGGCGTTGCCGGGCGGTCATGTGGTCGGGCACCACGACGACCAGCCTGCCGCCCTCCCGGAACGCGGTCATGGTCCGCGTCCGCCGCGTCGAGGTGCGCACCTCGTAGTCCTCCTGGGCCATGGTTCACAGCGTAGGACGCATGTTTGACCCCGCGCGTCGGCGGCCAGTAGGTTGTGCGCAGGACCCCCGGGAAGGGGTCGGATGCCCGCAGGGGAAGGCAGGCGTCCGACACGCCCGGGGGTCTTGCCTTGTCGCTGCGCGGTCCCTGTGGGCGTTTCCCCTATGCTTGGCAGGGTCAGTCCCAGCGGGAGTCCGGTGGGGAACCGAACAGCCAGGAGGAAACCCGTGTCGAACGACACCTACAGCGGCAAGTTCTACTGCGTGAAGTGCAAGGACCACCGCGAGGCCGAGGGCGCCGTCTCTGTCAACGAGAAGGGCACCCGCATTGCCAAGGCGAAGTGCCCCGAGTGCGGCACCAACCTCACCCGCTTCCTGCCGAAGGCCTGAGTCCTCGGCAGACAGCCACGAGGGGCGTCGGGATCATTCCCGGCGCCCCTCGTCCGTCCCCGGACGGGACGGTGTTGTCCGATTGTTGTCCGTCCTCCGTGGTCCCTCCCCCCGACGCCCCCGCTGCGGCACGCTGGTGCGCGTGCCCACCCCACGCCTGACCCTCACCCGCCCCCTGTGCGTCCTCTGGCGCCCCGACGGGCGCCTCCAACTCGGCCTCGACTGCGAGGACGGCCTGGTCCTGGCCGACGTCCCCGCCGGCACGGACGCCGCCCTGCGCGCCTTCCGCTCCCCCCGCACCCCGCTCGAGGTGTCGCGCCTGGTGCCGCTGGTCCCCCGTGAGGACCTGGACCGCGTCCTGGGTGCCCTCCTCGACCGCGGGCTCCTCGCGCCCGAGCCCGCCGGTCACGCCGGCACCGCGACGGTGCTCGGCACCGGGCCGCTGGCCGAGCACGTCGCCGAGCTCCTGGCCGGCGAGGGGATGGCCGTCCGCACCGGCACCCGGGCCGCCACCGACGCGGTGGGCCTCGTCGTCGTATGCACGGCGACGGTGGAGCCCGACCGGGTGCTCACCCGGGACCTCACGGCCGCGGGCATCCCCCACCTGGTCGTGCGCGCGGAACCGGAGCGCGCGGTGGTCGGCCCCTTCGTCGTCCCGGGACGGACCGCGTGCGTCCACTGCTCCGACCTCGTCCGGCGGGAGCTGGACCCCGGCTGGCCGCACCTGCTGGCCCAGCTGTGCCGCAGCGAGCACCTCCCCGCACCCCGGCAGGCGGCCTGGGCGGCCGCGATGGCTGCCGCGCAGGTGGCGTGCTGGCGCTCCGGCCAGGTGCCTGAGACGGGCGGGACGACCCTGGAACTGGACGCCCACACCGGCGCGCTGGGGGCGCGCCGCTGGCCGCGCCACCCCGACTGCGGGTGCGTGCTCGCCGCCGCGTAGGGCCCGTCAGCGGTGCTCGGCCAGCACGGCCAGCACCCCGGCGCCGTGACGCTCGAGCTTGGTACGGCCCACGCCACTGATCGTGCCCAGCGCCGCGAGGTCGCCCGGCATCTGCTCGGCGATCGCCATCAGCGTCGCGTCGGTGAAGACCACGAAGGCGGGCATGCTCGCCGCGTCGGCCTCGGCCTTGCGCCAGGCGCGCAGCGCCTCCCACGTCGCCTCGTCGTAGGTCGCCTCGCAGTCGGCGTGCCGGCGCAGCTTGCGCTCGGCGCCCGTGGTCAGGCCGCGGCCACACACCCGGCAGGTCTGCGAGAGCGCCGAGGTCGTGCCCCGCTTCCGGCCACCCCGGGACGCCGTCGCCGCGGGGGCCGCGTCCGCCACGATCCCGTCCAGGAAGCGGCTCTGCCGCCGCCGCTGGCCCCCGCCGTTGCGGGTGACCGACCACGAGACCCGCAGGTGCTCGCGGGCGCGGGTCACCCCGACGTAGAACAGGCGTCGTTCCTCGGCGACCTGCTCGGGCGACGTGGCCAGGACGAAGGGCAGGCTCCCCTCGTGCGCGCCGATGATCGCCACGGCGTCCCACTCCAGGCCCTTGGCCGCGTGCAGGGTGGACAGGGTGACGCCCTGCCCGATGGGCGCGTGCTGGGCCCGCGCACGGGTCTCGAGCTCGTCGACGAGGCCCGCCACGTCGGCCTCGGGGTGGGTGCGGGCGAACTCGTCGCCCAGCCCGGCCAGGGCGGACCAGGACTCCCAGCGCTCCCGCGCCGTGCCCTGCCCGGCGGGGGGCTCGTCGGTGAAGCCGAGGCCGGCCAGCGCGGCCCGCAGCGCCTGCCCGGGCGGCTCGTCGGGCCCGACCTTGGCGGTGGCCGCGAGCGCGCGCAGGGCGGCGCGCACCTCGGCGCGCTCGAAGAAGCCCTCGCTGCCCCGGGTGGTGAACGGGATCGCGGCGTCGGCCAGCGCGGCCTCCAGCGCGGGCGACTGGGCGTGGATGCGGTACAGCGCCGCCATCTCGTGCCACGGCGTCCCGGCGCTGTGCCGGGCCCGCAGCCAGGCCGCGACGTCGCCGGCCTCGGCCGCCTCGCTCGCGGCGGCGGCGAACGCCGGGTCGGGGCCGTCGGGCCGCTGGGCCCGCAGTTCGACGCCGGGCCCGTGGCCGCGCACCACGGCATTGGCGAGGGCGACGACTTGCGGGGTCGAGCGGTAGTCCCGGACCAGCTCGACCACGGTCGCGTCGGGGTGGCGGCGGGTGAAGCCGGTCAGGAAGGACGCCTGCGCCCCGGCGAAGGAGTGGATGGTCTGGGCGGGGTCGCCGACCACGCAGATCTCCTCCGACGGGCCCCGCCACAGGTCGAGCAGCGCCTGCTGGAGGGGGCTGACGTCCTGATACTCGTCGACGACGAAATGCCGGTAGGTGCGGCGCACCTCGCCCGCGACGTCGGCGTCGTCGGCCAGCAGGCCCGCAGTGCACAGCAGGATGTCGTCGAAGTCGATCACGCCACGTGCGGCCTTGACCGCCTCGTAGTGGGCCAGCACCCGGCCCACCTGGTCGGGCGCGACGCCGTTCACGGCGCGCCCACGACCGGTGGCGAGCGCCGCGTACTCCCCCGGCGCCACGTTGCTGACCTTCGCCCAGCTGATCTCGCCCGCGACGTCGCGCAGGAGCCCGGTGTCGGGCTGCAACCGGTCCCGCCGCAGCGCGTCGGCGACCAGGCCCAGCCGGTTGTCGGCCACCGGGGGCAGCTCGGTGCCGTAGGCGCGCGGCCAGAAGTACTGGGCCTGGCGCAGCGCCGCCGAGTGGAACGTGCGCGCCTGCACCCGGCCCACCCCCAGCGCGCGCAGGCGCTCGCGCAGTTCGCCGGCCGCGCGCGTCGTGAAGGTGAGCGCGAGGACGGCGGTGGGGTCGAAGGTTCCGGTGGCGACGCCGTAGGCGATGCGGTGGGTCATGGCGCGCGTCTTGCCGGTACCGGCACCCGCGAGGACGACGACCGGCCCCTCCAGCGCCGTGGCGGCACGGCGTTGCTCGGGGTCGAGTCCTTCGAGGATGCGGTCGGGATCGGCGGTCACGCCCAGCACTCTAGGCGGCCCCGCCGACACTCACTGCGCGACGAGCAGCACCTCGGCCAGCGGCAGGCGGCTGCGGGCCGCGGCGTCCCGCTCGCGCACCTGGGGCGCGACCGCGTCGGAGTCGTCGTGGCGGCCCACGGCCATGACCACCAGGGGCCGGACGCCCTCCGGC
Proteins encoded:
- a CDS encoding pitrilysin family protein, which gives rise to MPTRPTTTPPGPWSFPSSQRFTLDNGLRVIVHDLPGQYVVSAGLMLDVPLTSEPEDLEGVALLTASTLSEGTHDHPGTSFTEAVESCGAVLDAAVGQSHAHVLVDVPGARLPEAMALLAEAITQPQLADADVERHRLLHAAQLEQQLATGAGRANHALRRALIDPAFRASRGKQGMPGSLQAVTGADVRAHHAATHGPRGSVLVISGDFDHGVLDCVASSFGSWDNPDQSAARHEVPTGRAPAAWLIDRPGSVQADIRWGWFTLDRAHADWANLQVAANALGGAYLSRLNRVLREEKGFSYGVSLVNSPLRHGGYTSTHGSFRNEVVGEALALMPQLLDVAAEPITADEVARARDYLVGTSPLRYATAPGVTLGVLSLIAAGLDADHVGRQLDAYRAVTPDTATEAAARLVDVHAGSLVVVGDAGALEQPLRDAGWEPTVVPAGAWI
- a CDS encoding UPF0182 family protein, whose protein sequence is MQAPASPRRSPLVVTAVILAAVLGAFLLFSGIWTEKLWFDSIGFTGVFWTQLVTRAVLFLVGALVVGGLLWVNMALAFRSRPQHRRTGASAVLDRYRDLLEQNALAALALPAGVFGFMAGLSTATQTLPVLGWLNRQTSGVTDPTFGLDTTFFMLEYPVWRLAASLLMSGLVFSFVAAAAVHFAVGNLGAGREPGRRATRPALVHLSVLGAAVLALYGLQNLLDRYALVLDQGTLFTGLHYTDDQARMNAKLVIAIIAFIVAVLFVVNIFWQRTVVPGAGVVLMVVSSLILSAIYPMIVQTLQVRPNEPDRENDYIAMHLKATKQAYGIEGTDITEYEAVTQVSPGQLAEDAAALPGIRLMDPQVIGPTFDQLQQVRGYYAFPEILDIDRYMIDEQMTDVVIAARELNQANIPDPNWNNIHTVYTHGHGFVSAYGNRRQGNGEPVWITRDIPPVGKIEEGQSRIYFGEQSDNFAIVGRAEGQQPIELDSPGGAEGGGEQYNEYDGTGGVPMGDLWHRLLYATRFADINILLSERVNENSRILYDRTPKQRVEKVAPWLTVDNNLYPAIVDGRLVWIVDAYTTSATYPNSQRVLLRDATSTTQTTVLGAQLDQPINYMRNSVKAVVDAYDGTVKLYQWDEEDPLVRTWAASFPGTVTPRSEISDDLLAHLRYPEDLFKVQRELLGRYHVDDPRVWYGGTDMWQVPVDPVQQNERLKEPTYYLSIKWPTDDEPVFSQTAVFVPQNRANLASYLAVNADASSDKYGELRILRMSDTQQIDGPGQTQNAITQNPEVAAKLLPYTQTRGSASIKFGNLLTLPMGNGLLYVEPIYTERTGSAGAYPALTFVVVRFGEHVGIGNTLQEALDLVFRGDAGAETGELPVGSGATPPPTTGETPAPTETPAPGQAPTGVVDEAAAVAAMQRAETAFTDAEAALRAGNLAEYQAKTNEAKAALEEAIRAMGR
- a CDS encoding PPA1309 family protein; the protein is MTDDALVAALMEIERHVSHGGWDQPARLFALVPTAELVAAEPSLAEQVARVDDLPDGALSSIEQDGFRTGADLVDDLDRITWPATVHGCALAVERLFVPPHLEADIPDDPEAAASFVAEHPERRDVRVVVGVTRAGTRYGVARLRSNPEDLLAADDLVPGLGDALARTLSA
- a CDS encoding PDZ domain-containing protein — protein: MNRQTWTAAVSALLFVIAAAIIAMTPVPFVTYSPGATHELLSPSGGEPVIAVEGLDTFESAGQMLVPTVSITRPDAPISLPEVLYAHWAPDREVYPREYVYPARTNATDVRNREAQQMATSRADAAAAALRAAGISVEQIPMVQSVASTGPAADKLFPGDFVVAIDDTPTPTVAAVREAIEKRGIGQSVMFTVRRDRTERVVAIDTAASKTQAGVPVWGGNLVMGYSYAPRIDIRLDPALGGSSAGLMMALAVFERVTPGDMAGDRVVAGTGAIDGAGTVTAVAGIREKLASAERAQADVFLVPDANCSDLAGVQSRVRVVSVGTLEDAIASLDLLNDPANEHLVKGCA
- a CDS encoding zinc-dependent metalloprotease, whose product is MAAEDQPNPMEEFLRQFGITPGPDGTFDLNQLMGPLQQAMQQFSRQMSAAGTGTGDGLNWTLIKDIARKVTASSGPDPSPAASEAVAIRDTVGLAELWLDEHTSFGRTSASAATWSRAEWVEATIGTWEQLAGSVSNSLAAAVGSLLQRAEPEAAAMVQMMEPMMRMAAAGMLSAQVGQGIGRLATEVLSGSDLGFPLTPKPVVALLPTNISHFAEGLDVPLADVRLYLALREAARQRLFANVAWLGPQMLALIEHYARGISIDPSAFEEAMEAQMQGGLTPEKMEEFGQQMAGRIFQPALSEEQVEILGRLETLVANVEGWVDDVVSQATANLMPRADALLEMVRRRRASAGASESALKTLLNLELRPRRVRDAANVWAAVRSAKGVDERDAVWSHPDLVPTGADLDDPLGFAAHGHVAEQAAAELDDLDAALARLIEEERGGEGPRAD
- a CDS encoding M48 family metallopeptidase; the protein is MAQEDYEVRTSTRRTRTMTAFREGGRLVVVVPDHMTARQRRDLVPGLVARFLAKEARNRPPRADDELTARAKDLYRTHIAPHASGPEPAIGVRWVSNMSQRWGSCTIATGEIRISDRLRTLPTWVVDYVLLHEVAHLEEREHSARFWQLVNAHPSSSRARGFLEGVDFAARNPA
- a CDS encoding DUF5679 domain-containing protein, coding for MSNDTYSGKFYCVKCKDHREAEGAVSVNEKGTRIAKAKCPECGTNLTRFLPKA
- a CDS encoding ATP-dependent DNA helicase UvrD2; its protein translation is MTADPDRILEGLDPEQRRAATALEGPVVVLAGAGTGKTRAMTHRIAYGVATGTFDPTAVLALTFTTRAAGELRERLRALGVGRVQARTFHSAALRQAQYFWPRAYGTELPPVADNRLGLVADALRRDRLQPDTGLLRDVAGEISWAKVSNVAPGEYAALATGRGRAVNGVAPDQVGRVLAHYEAVKAARGVIDFDDILLCTAGLLADDADVAGEVRRTYRHFVVDEYQDVSPLQQALLDLWRGPSEEICVVGDPAQTIHSFAGAQASFLTGFTRRHPDATVVELVRDYRSTPQVVALANAVVRGHGPGVELRAQRPDGPDPAFAAAASEAAEAGDVAAWLRARHSAGTPWHEMAALYRIHAQSPALEAALADAAIPFTTRGSEGFFERAEVRAALRALAATAKVGPDEPPGQALRAALAGLGFTDEPPAGQGTARERWESWSALAGLGDEFARTHPEADVAGLVDELETRARAQHAPIGQGVTLSTLHAAKGLEWDAVAIIGAHEGSLPFVLATSPEQVAEERRLFYVGVTRAREHLRVSWSVTRNGGGQRRRQSRFLDGIVADAAPAATASRGGRKRGTTSALSQTCRVCGRGLTTGAERKLRRHADCEATYDEATWEALRAWRKAEADAASMPAFVVFTDATLMAIAEQMPGDLAALGTISGVGRTKLERHGAGVLAVLAEHR